A window of the Drosophila simulans strain w501 chromosome 2L, Prin_Dsim_3.1, whole genome shotgun sequence genome harbors these coding sequences:
- the LOC6733065 gene encoding uncharacterized protein LOC6733065 isoform X1, producing MTLLGPSAPGMAFMMKKKKYKFNVEVQLQDLVEVALVNEVLFAKIRLLDGGSFQEYSSREEVRNHRVEWNRSFEFPCKMSANASTGVLDPCHLRISIRKEMKGGRSYYKLGFIDLNLAEFAGAGLTSRRFLLEGYDSRHRLDNSMLRVSIKMHMLSGDILFKAPTPNLKSKQSKPSMDDFSNAATGVGLQIPTATALPSIGSGSGGASVSLGGSGVTLGGIPGNQSLPGTRPVSTTKEEDIDNQALIATIVTDSGLSESSESGITLTTDNLQQHASVVIANPISPVNQPLPQLGIIGSNNYGTTVGAIGFSGAGNATLIEMGHSRNSSNTSQMSKGSGYSSFSHSQHSRQSSEGDSGHASRFRKSVSLFNRLNQRAINAMKLNIPRSRQNGQKGDELQQCNSLPVVVAKSHRVHTHLSLSTTVEYASDEQLYQTPNATMTNSQKLAFEDFRTPMAELAAPLFQPMGAGCSGTPSSTYRSAGSPSHNTQYYDSEESSDSDECLNNESGDNDSGLEENFHTPRVAKIKSMENLSILEMEFHKASIELDRNSPRRLKQLAEHAQIPKMKSLNNLCFDHYAEQSVREEFQRMHEQSLQERMRFQQHHQLRKNSSTSNGSATKMYVKHLSHQNHHHIKVGNAKFIGQDGNDSPQSMHYPIQKMRSMGTIQDIVSDRIEPDPFLTPTTERKPKFSRLVQSAEKTVLGSSYVNRLLTYDAVDSPSEPFNSPVSFMSRTPFQRAYRRNIQQGSSSTPLATQDFFAVRPHSTSAAYELMRNFSGVPRRLFDGNITTAGQNSNMGAVSTNRQQQPCASGTNTFIGSSSSPCGTLASIHSNHSASSSNGSNSSSSGAVITFQCNAGSGQDTVDSANHQQQMTVGSPNGHGSNPRLGNVMSGDAISSMAASPTDACSIRSNPSAASLLLSTSAAAAEASALASATTMSVSGATLSPLATTQIIRRPSITMMNPSSGSLVISDTGSLDRTKSSGEKRKKGALDDGPRVSDRVEETRVNPDSLIDEILKDTKLDQLEESAETSGLQLYIARDGTASLGGHEVKSSVRAGALKQVVMQDRR from the exons ATGACACTTCTTGGGCCTAGCGCCCCTGGCATGGCCTTTAtgatgaaaaagaaaaagtacAAGTTCAATGTTGAAGTGCAATTGCAGGATTTGGTAGAGGTGGCCCTGGTCAATGAGGTGCTGTTTGCAAAGATACGGTTGCTGGATGGAGGTTCTTTTCAGGAGTACAGTAGTCG CGAGGAAGTGCGCAACCATCGAGTAGAATGGAACCGCAGCTTTGAGTTTCCTTGCAAGATGAGCGCTAATGCCTCAACCGGCGTTTTAGATCCTTGCCACCTGCGTATATCAATACGCAAAGAAATGAAGGGAGGACGAAGTTACTATAAGCTTGGTTTTATCGACCTCAATCTGGCCGAATTCGCTGGCGCCGGCCTCACCTCCCGTCGGTTTCTCCTGGAGGGCTATGACTCAAGACACCGCCTAGACAATTCGATGTTGCGAGTGAGCATTAAGATGCATATGCTTAGCGGTGACATTCTGTTCAAAGC ACCCACGCCAAATCTAAAGAGCAAGCAGAGCAAGCCTTCAATGGATGACTTTTCAAATGCAGCCACTGGAGTAGGTCTGCAAATTCCGACGGCTACCGCATTGCCCAGTATAGGAAGCGGAAGCGGTGGCGCATCCGTTTCCTTGGGCGGTAGTGGAGTCACTTTGGGCGGCATCCCCGGTAATCAGTCGTTACCCGGAACGCGACCCGTTTCCACCACAAAGGAGGAGG ATATCGACAACCAGGCTTTGATAGCAACTATTGTGACAGACTCCGGCTTGTCGGAGTCCTCGGAATCGGGGATAACTTTGACTACGGATAATCTCCAGCAGCATGCCTCAGTCGTCATAGCTAATCCTATTAGTCCTGTGAACCAGCCGCTACCGCAACTGGGAATCATTGGCAGCAACAATTACGGGACAACAGTAGGGGCTATCGGATTCTCTGGCGCCGGCAACGCCACCCTCATAGAAATGGGTCATTCAAGAAATTCCAGTAATACTAGTCAA ATGTCAAAAGGTTCGGGTTACAGTAGTTTTTCGCACAGTCAACACTCAAGGCAAAGTTCTGAGGGTGATTCGGGACATGCTAG TCGCTTTAGAAAATCCGTTTCTCTATTTAATAGACTCAATCAGAGAGCAATTAATGCCATGAAATTGAATATACCACGTAGCCGACAGAACGGTCAAAAGGGAGATGAGCTTCAACAATGTAACAGCTTGCCAGTGGTAGTAGCCAAAAGCCACCGTGTTCATACTCATCTCAGTCTCAGCACCACTGTTGAATACGCTAGCGATGAACAGCTCTACCAGACTCCAAACGCTACCATGACCAACTCTCAAAAGTTGGCCTTTGAGGACTTCCGTACTCCGATGGCAGAACTTGCAGCTCCTCTCTTTCAACCGATGGGAGCTGGCTGTAGTGGTACTCCCAGCTCTACATATCGCAGTGCCGGATCTCCATCCCACAACACGCAATATTATGACAGCGAAGAGTCGAGCGACAGTGATGAGTGTCTTAACAACGAATCGGGCGACAATGATTCTGGCCTAGAGGAAAACTTTCATACTCCCCGTGTAGCCAAGATTAAGTCGATGGAGAATCTCTCTATTCTGGAGATGGAGTTTCACAAGGCTTCTATAGAACTGGACCGAAATTCACCGCGCCGTCTAAAGCAACTGGCTGAGCATGCGCAGATCCCAAAGATGAAGTCGCTAAACAACCTCTGTTTTGACCATTATGCAGAGCAGTCTGTGCGCGAAGAGTTTCAGCGTATGCACGAACAGTCGCTTCAGGAGCGAATGCGCTTTCAACAGCACCATCAATTACGAAAGAACTCCAGCACATCAAACGGGTCGGCGACGAAGATGTACGTAAAGCATTTGAGTCATCAGAATCATCATCACATAAAAGTCGGTAACGCCAAGTTCATCGGGCAGGACGGCAATGACAGTCCACAATCGATGCACTATCCCATTCAAAAGATGCGATCAATGGGTACCATACAGGACATTGTAAGCGACCGCATTGAGCCTGACCCGTTCCTCACTCCAACCACCGAGCGGAAGCCTAAATTTTCGCGACTAGTCCAGTCCGCGGAGAAGACGGTACTGGGCAGCAGCTATGTCAATCGTCTCCTTACCTACGATGCCGTGGACTCTCCGTCGGAGCCGTTTAACAGCCCAGTGTCCTTTATGTCGCGTACCCCCTTTCAGAGAGCTTATCGGCGCAACATACAACAAGGCAGCTCTTCGACGCCTCTGGCTACTCAGGATTTCTTCGCCGTGCGACCACATTCCACAAGTGCTGCCTATGAGCTAATGAG AAACTTCAGTGGAGTTCCTCGTCGACTCTTTGATGGCAATATCACTACTGCAGGCCAGAACAGCAACATGGGTGCTGTCAGCACCAATAGACAGCAGCAACCCTGTGCTTCAGGAACTAACACTTTTATTGGATCCAGTTCATCACCTTGTGGAACTTTGGCCAGTATACACTCAAATCATTCGGCCTCTTCTTCaaatggcagcaacagcagcagcagtggggCAGTCATTACCTTCCAGTGTAACGCAGGCAGTGGACAGGATACAGTAGACTCGGCAAACCATCAACAGCAGATGACAGTGGGATCGCCCAACGGTCATGGAAGCAACCCCCGGTTGGGCAACGTCATGTCAGGCGATGCCATTAGCTCAATGGCCGCCAGTCCGACAGACGCTTGTAGTATTCGTTCTAATCCGTCGGCTGCCTCACTTCTTCTTTCCACGtcggcagctgcagcagagGCTTCTGCATTGGCGTCGGCAACTACTATGTCCGTTTCGGGAGCAACACTATCACCTCTAGCCACCACCCAAATCATTCGCCGCCCAAGCATCACAATGAT GAATCCCAGCTCCGGTTCGTTAGTTATTAGTGATACGGGATCTCTAGATCGGACGAAAAGCAGCGGTGAGAAGCGCAAAAAGGGCGCGCTCGATGACGGGCCACGTGTTTCCGACCGAGTGGAAGAGACACGGGTCAATCCAGACTCATTAATTGATGAGATTTTAAAGGATACTAAACTTGATCAGCTGGAGGAATCCGCAGAAA CCTCAGGCCTTCAACTGTACATCGCTCGCGATGGAACCGCCTCCCTGGGCGGACACGAGGTTAAATCAAGCGTACGAGCAGGCGCCCTAAAGCAGGTGGTAATGCAGGATAGAAGATAG
- the LOC6733065 gene encoding uncharacterized protein LOC6733065 isoform X4 produces the protein MTLLGPSAPGMAFMMKKKKYKFNVEVQLQDLVEVALVNEVLFAKIRLLDGGSFQEYSSREEVRNHRVEWNRSFEFPCKMSANASTGVLDPCHLRISIRKEMKGGRSYYKLGFIDLNLAEFAGAGLTSRRFLLEGYDSRHRLDNSMLRVSIKMHMLSGDILFKAPTPNLKSKQSKPSMDDFSNAATGVGLQIPTATALPSIGSGSGGASVSLGGSGVTLGGIPGNQSLPGTRPVSTTKEEDIDNQALIATIVTDSGLSESSESGITLTTDNLQQHASVVIANPISPVNQPLPQLGIIGSNNYGTTVGAIGFSGAGNATLIEMGHSRNSSNTSQMSKGSGYSSFSHSQHSRQSSEGDSGHASRFRKSVSLFNRLNQRAINAMKLNIPRSRQNGQKGDELQQCNSLPVVVAKSHRVHTHLSLSTTVEYASDEQLYQTPNATMTNSQKLAFEDFRTPMAELAAPLFQPMGAGCSGTPSSTYRSAGSPSHNTQYYDSEESSDSDECLNNESGDNDSGLEENFHTPRVAKIKSMENLSILEMEFHKASIELDRNSPRRLKQLAEHAQIPKMKSLNNLCFDHYAEQSVREEFQRMHEQSLQERMRFQQHHQLRKNSSTSNGSATKMYVKHLSHQNHHHIKVGNAKFIGQDGNDSPQSMHYPIQKMRSMGTIQDIVSDRIEPDPFLTPTTERKPKFSRLVQSAEKTVLGSSYVNRLLTYDAVDSPSEPFNSPVSFMSRTPFQRAYRRNIQQGSSSTPLATQDFFAVRPHSTSAAYELMRNPSSGSLVISDTGSLDRTKSSGEKRKKGALDDGPRVSDRVEETRVNPDSLIDEILKDTKLDQLEESAETSGLQLYIARDGTASLGGHEVKSSVRAGALKQVVMQDRR, from the exons ATGACACTTCTTGGGCCTAGCGCCCCTGGCATGGCCTTTAtgatgaaaaagaaaaagtacAAGTTCAATGTTGAAGTGCAATTGCAGGATTTGGTAGAGGTGGCCCTGGTCAATGAGGTGCTGTTTGCAAAGATACGGTTGCTGGATGGAGGTTCTTTTCAGGAGTACAGTAGTCG CGAGGAAGTGCGCAACCATCGAGTAGAATGGAACCGCAGCTTTGAGTTTCCTTGCAAGATGAGCGCTAATGCCTCAACCGGCGTTTTAGATCCTTGCCACCTGCGTATATCAATACGCAAAGAAATGAAGGGAGGACGAAGTTACTATAAGCTTGGTTTTATCGACCTCAATCTGGCCGAATTCGCTGGCGCCGGCCTCACCTCCCGTCGGTTTCTCCTGGAGGGCTATGACTCAAGACACCGCCTAGACAATTCGATGTTGCGAGTGAGCATTAAGATGCATATGCTTAGCGGTGACATTCTGTTCAAAGC ACCCACGCCAAATCTAAAGAGCAAGCAGAGCAAGCCTTCAATGGATGACTTTTCAAATGCAGCCACTGGAGTAGGTCTGCAAATTCCGACGGCTACCGCATTGCCCAGTATAGGAAGCGGAAGCGGTGGCGCATCCGTTTCCTTGGGCGGTAGTGGAGTCACTTTGGGCGGCATCCCCGGTAATCAGTCGTTACCCGGAACGCGACCCGTTTCCACCACAAAGGAGGAGG ATATCGACAACCAGGCTTTGATAGCAACTATTGTGACAGACTCCGGCTTGTCGGAGTCCTCGGAATCGGGGATAACTTTGACTACGGATAATCTCCAGCAGCATGCCTCAGTCGTCATAGCTAATCCTATTAGTCCTGTGAACCAGCCGCTACCGCAACTGGGAATCATTGGCAGCAACAATTACGGGACAACAGTAGGGGCTATCGGATTCTCTGGCGCCGGCAACGCCACCCTCATAGAAATGGGTCATTCAAGAAATTCCAGTAATACTAGTCAA ATGTCAAAAGGTTCGGGTTACAGTAGTTTTTCGCACAGTCAACACTCAAGGCAAAGTTCTGAGGGTGATTCGGGACATGCTAG TCGCTTTAGAAAATCCGTTTCTCTATTTAATAGACTCAATCAGAGAGCAATTAATGCCATGAAATTGAATATACCACGTAGCCGACAGAACGGTCAAAAGGGAGATGAGCTTCAACAATGTAACAGCTTGCCAGTGGTAGTAGCCAAAAGCCACCGTGTTCATACTCATCTCAGTCTCAGCACCACTGTTGAATACGCTAGCGATGAACAGCTCTACCAGACTCCAAACGCTACCATGACCAACTCTCAAAAGTTGGCCTTTGAGGACTTCCGTACTCCGATGGCAGAACTTGCAGCTCCTCTCTTTCAACCGATGGGAGCTGGCTGTAGTGGTACTCCCAGCTCTACATATCGCAGTGCCGGATCTCCATCCCACAACACGCAATATTATGACAGCGAAGAGTCGAGCGACAGTGATGAGTGTCTTAACAACGAATCGGGCGACAATGATTCTGGCCTAGAGGAAAACTTTCATACTCCCCGTGTAGCCAAGATTAAGTCGATGGAGAATCTCTCTATTCTGGAGATGGAGTTTCACAAGGCTTCTATAGAACTGGACCGAAATTCACCGCGCCGTCTAAAGCAACTGGCTGAGCATGCGCAGATCCCAAAGATGAAGTCGCTAAACAACCTCTGTTTTGACCATTATGCAGAGCAGTCTGTGCGCGAAGAGTTTCAGCGTATGCACGAACAGTCGCTTCAGGAGCGAATGCGCTTTCAACAGCACCATCAATTACGAAAGAACTCCAGCACATCAAACGGGTCGGCGACGAAGATGTACGTAAAGCATTTGAGTCATCAGAATCATCATCACATAAAAGTCGGTAACGCCAAGTTCATCGGGCAGGACGGCAATGACAGTCCACAATCGATGCACTATCCCATTCAAAAGATGCGATCAATGGGTACCATACAGGACATTGTAAGCGACCGCATTGAGCCTGACCCGTTCCTCACTCCAACCACCGAGCGGAAGCCTAAATTTTCGCGACTAGTCCAGTCCGCGGAGAAGACGGTACTGGGCAGCAGCTATGTCAATCGTCTCCTTACCTACGATGCCGTGGACTCTCCGTCGGAGCCGTTTAACAGCCCAGTGTCCTTTATGTCGCGTACCCCCTTTCAGAGAGCTTATCGGCGCAACATACAACAAGGCAGCTCTTCGACGCCTCTGGCTACTCAGGATTTCTTCGCCGTGCGACCACATTCCACAAGTGCTGCCTATGAGCTAATGAG GAATCCCAGCTCCGGTTCGTTAGTTATTAGTGATACGGGATCTCTAGATCGGACGAAAAGCAGCGGTGAGAAGCGCAAAAAGGGCGCGCTCGATGACGGGCCACGTGTTTCCGACCGAGTGGAAGAGACACGGGTCAATCCAGACTCATTAATTGATGAGATTTTAAAGGATACTAAACTTGATCAGCTGGAGGAATCCGCAGAAA CCTCAGGCCTTCAACTGTACATCGCTCGCGATGGAACCGCCTCCCTGGGCGGACACGAGGTTAAATCAAGCGTACGAGCAGGCGCCCTAAAGCAGGTGGTAATGCAGGATAGAAGATAG
- the LOC6733065 gene encoding uncharacterized protein LOC6733065 isoform X2, with amino-acid sequence MTLLGPSAPGMAFMMKKKKYKFNVEVQLQDLVEVALVNEVLFAKIRLLDGGSFQEYSSREEVRNHRVEWNRSFEFPCKMSANASTGVLDPCHLRISIRKEMKGGRSYYKLGFIDLNLAEFAGAGLTSRRFLLEGYDSRHRLDNSMLRVSIKMHMLSGDILFKAPTPNLKSKQSKPSMDDFSNAATGVGLQIPTATALPSIGSGSGGASVSLGGSGVTLGGIPGNQSLPGTRPVSTTKEEDIDNQALIATIVTDSGLSESSESGITLTTDNLQQHASVVIANPISPVNQPLPQLGIIGSNNYGTTVGAIGFSGAGNATLIEMGHSRNSSNTSQMSKGSGYSSFSHSQHSRQSSEGDSGHARKSVSLFNRLNQRAINAMKLNIPRSRQNGQKGDELQQCNSLPVVVAKSHRVHTHLSLSTTVEYASDEQLYQTPNATMTNSQKLAFEDFRTPMAELAAPLFQPMGAGCSGTPSSTYRSAGSPSHNTQYYDSEESSDSDECLNNESGDNDSGLEENFHTPRVAKIKSMENLSILEMEFHKASIELDRNSPRRLKQLAEHAQIPKMKSLNNLCFDHYAEQSVREEFQRMHEQSLQERMRFQQHHQLRKNSSTSNGSATKMYVKHLSHQNHHHIKVGNAKFIGQDGNDSPQSMHYPIQKMRSMGTIQDIVSDRIEPDPFLTPTTERKPKFSRLVQSAEKTVLGSSYVNRLLTYDAVDSPSEPFNSPVSFMSRTPFQRAYRRNIQQGSSSTPLATQDFFAVRPHSTSAAYELMRNFSGVPRRLFDGNITTAGQNSNMGAVSTNRQQQPCASGTNTFIGSSSSPCGTLASIHSNHSASSSNGSNSSSSGAVITFQCNAGSGQDTVDSANHQQQMTVGSPNGHGSNPRLGNVMSGDAISSMAASPTDACSIRSNPSAASLLLSTSAAAAEASALASATTMSVSGATLSPLATTQIIRRPSITMMNPSSGSLVISDTGSLDRTKSSGEKRKKGALDDGPRVSDRVEETRVNPDSLIDEILKDTKLDQLEESAETSGLQLYIARDGTASLGGHEVKSSVRAGALKQVVMQDRR; translated from the exons ATGACACTTCTTGGGCCTAGCGCCCCTGGCATGGCCTTTAtgatgaaaaagaaaaagtacAAGTTCAATGTTGAAGTGCAATTGCAGGATTTGGTAGAGGTGGCCCTGGTCAATGAGGTGCTGTTTGCAAAGATACGGTTGCTGGATGGAGGTTCTTTTCAGGAGTACAGTAGTCG CGAGGAAGTGCGCAACCATCGAGTAGAATGGAACCGCAGCTTTGAGTTTCCTTGCAAGATGAGCGCTAATGCCTCAACCGGCGTTTTAGATCCTTGCCACCTGCGTATATCAATACGCAAAGAAATGAAGGGAGGACGAAGTTACTATAAGCTTGGTTTTATCGACCTCAATCTGGCCGAATTCGCTGGCGCCGGCCTCACCTCCCGTCGGTTTCTCCTGGAGGGCTATGACTCAAGACACCGCCTAGACAATTCGATGTTGCGAGTGAGCATTAAGATGCATATGCTTAGCGGTGACATTCTGTTCAAAGC ACCCACGCCAAATCTAAAGAGCAAGCAGAGCAAGCCTTCAATGGATGACTTTTCAAATGCAGCCACTGGAGTAGGTCTGCAAATTCCGACGGCTACCGCATTGCCCAGTATAGGAAGCGGAAGCGGTGGCGCATCCGTTTCCTTGGGCGGTAGTGGAGTCACTTTGGGCGGCATCCCCGGTAATCAGTCGTTACCCGGAACGCGACCCGTTTCCACCACAAAGGAGGAGG ATATCGACAACCAGGCTTTGATAGCAACTATTGTGACAGACTCCGGCTTGTCGGAGTCCTCGGAATCGGGGATAACTTTGACTACGGATAATCTCCAGCAGCATGCCTCAGTCGTCATAGCTAATCCTATTAGTCCTGTGAACCAGCCGCTACCGCAACTGGGAATCATTGGCAGCAACAATTACGGGACAACAGTAGGGGCTATCGGATTCTCTGGCGCCGGCAACGCCACCCTCATAGAAATGGGTCATTCAAGAAATTCCAGTAATACTAGTCAA ATGTCAAAAGGTTCGGGTTACAGTAGTTTTTCGCACAGTCAACACTCAAGGCAAAGTTCTGAGGGTGATTCGGGACATGCTAG AAAATCCGTTTCTCTATTTAATAGACTCAATCAGAGAGCAATTAATGCCATGAAATTGAATATACCACGTAGCCGACAGAACGGTCAAAAGGGAGATGAGCTTCAACAATGTAACAGCTTGCCAGTGGTAGTAGCCAAAAGCCACCGTGTTCATACTCATCTCAGTCTCAGCACCACTGTTGAATACGCTAGCGATGAACAGCTCTACCAGACTCCAAACGCTACCATGACCAACTCTCAAAAGTTGGCCTTTGAGGACTTCCGTACTCCGATGGCAGAACTTGCAGCTCCTCTCTTTCAACCGATGGGAGCTGGCTGTAGTGGTACTCCCAGCTCTACATATCGCAGTGCCGGATCTCCATCCCACAACACGCAATATTATGACAGCGAAGAGTCGAGCGACAGTGATGAGTGTCTTAACAACGAATCGGGCGACAATGATTCTGGCCTAGAGGAAAACTTTCATACTCCCCGTGTAGCCAAGATTAAGTCGATGGAGAATCTCTCTATTCTGGAGATGGAGTTTCACAAGGCTTCTATAGAACTGGACCGAAATTCACCGCGCCGTCTAAAGCAACTGGCTGAGCATGCGCAGATCCCAAAGATGAAGTCGCTAAACAACCTCTGTTTTGACCATTATGCAGAGCAGTCTGTGCGCGAAGAGTTTCAGCGTATGCACGAACAGTCGCTTCAGGAGCGAATGCGCTTTCAACAGCACCATCAATTACGAAAGAACTCCAGCACATCAAACGGGTCGGCGACGAAGATGTACGTAAAGCATTTGAGTCATCAGAATCATCATCACATAAAAGTCGGTAACGCCAAGTTCATCGGGCAGGACGGCAATGACAGTCCACAATCGATGCACTATCCCATTCAAAAGATGCGATCAATGGGTACCATACAGGACATTGTAAGCGACCGCATTGAGCCTGACCCGTTCCTCACTCCAACCACCGAGCGGAAGCCTAAATTTTCGCGACTAGTCCAGTCCGCGGAGAAGACGGTACTGGGCAGCAGCTATGTCAATCGTCTCCTTACCTACGATGCCGTGGACTCTCCGTCGGAGCCGTTTAACAGCCCAGTGTCCTTTATGTCGCGTACCCCCTTTCAGAGAGCTTATCGGCGCAACATACAACAAGGCAGCTCTTCGACGCCTCTGGCTACTCAGGATTTCTTCGCCGTGCGACCACATTCCACAAGTGCTGCCTATGAGCTAATGAG AAACTTCAGTGGAGTTCCTCGTCGACTCTTTGATGGCAATATCACTACTGCAGGCCAGAACAGCAACATGGGTGCTGTCAGCACCAATAGACAGCAGCAACCCTGTGCTTCAGGAACTAACACTTTTATTGGATCCAGTTCATCACCTTGTGGAACTTTGGCCAGTATACACTCAAATCATTCGGCCTCTTCTTCaaatggcagcaacagcagcagcagtggggCAGTCATTACCTTCCAGTGTAACGCAGGCAGTGGACAGGATACAGTAGACTCGGCAAACCATCAACAGCAGATGACAGTGGGATCGCCCAACGGTCATGGAAGCAACCCCCGGTTGGGCAACGTCATGTCAGGCGATGCCATTAGCTCAATGGCCGCCAGTCCGACAGACGCTTGTAGTATTCGTTCTAATCCGTCGGCTGCCTCACTTCTTCTTTCCACGtcggcagctgcagcagagGCTTCTGCATTGGCGTCGGCAACTACTATGTCCGTTTCGGGAGCAACACTATCACCTCTAGCCACCACCCAAATCATTCGCCGCCCAAGCATCACAATGAT GAATCCCAGCTCCGGTTCGTTAGTTATTAGTGATACGGGATCTCTAGATCGGACGAAAAGCAGCGGTGAGAAGCGCAAAAAGGGCGCGCTCGATGACGGGCCACGTGTTTCCGACCGAGTGGAAGAGACACGGGTCAATCCAGACTCATTAATTGATGAGATTTTAAAGGATACTAAACTTGATCAGCTGGAGGAATCCGCAGAAA CCTCAGGCCTTCAACTGTACATCGCTCGCGATGGAACCGCCTCCCTGGGCGGACACGAGGTTAAATCAAGCGTACGAGCAGGCGCCCTAAAGCAGGTGGTAATGCAGGATAGAAGATAG